The Psychroflexus sp. ALD_RP9 region TTAGTATTAATACCAAACAACTTCAAGCAAAAGACATTAGTATGAGCGAGTTATTTTTAGCATTAGAAGATAACAACTCCATCGCTGGCGGAAGCTATATTGAAAAAAGTAACGAAGCCTATTTTATACGTGGTGAAGGTCTTATTTCAAGTCTTGAAGATATTGAAAATATTGTGGTTACAGTTCGAGACAACCAACCAATTTATATTAAAGATATTGCTAAAGTTGGTTTTGGCCATGCAAGACGATTTGGTGCTATTACAGGAAACGGTGAAGGTGAAAAGGTGCTAGGTCAAGTTATGATGCTAAAAGATGCCGACTCAAAACGAGTTATTGATGCTGTTAAATCGCGAATTGCCGAAATTGAAGACAGTCTACCTGAAGGTGTTTACATTAATGGTTTTCTTGATCGGTCTGAACTTATTGGCCGAACAACTTCTACCATTGCCGAAAATTTAATTTTAGGGTTTCTTGTGGTCGCCTTTATTGTAATTGTTTTAATTGGCGATTGGCGAGCTGGATTAATAATTTCTTCAATAATACCGCTAAGTTTTTTAAGTGCCATTAGCTTGATGTATGTGTTTGGCGTTGATGCTAATTTAATGAGTTTAGGCGCTTTAGATTTTGGAATTATAATCGATGGTGCCGTTATTATAGTAGAATTTGTAGCCTTTAAGTTATGGCAACGTTCTAACGAATTTAATAAAGCGTCTTCAACTGAAATTAAAAAACTTAAAGATAAAATTACATTTAACGGCGCATCAAAAATGCTGAATTCGGCTATTTTCGGTCAATTTATTATTCTGATTGTTTTCATTCCTATTTTATCATTAAGTGGTGTTGAAGGTAAAATGTTTAAACCGATGGCGTTAACCTTCAGCTTTGCACTAATTGGCGCCATGATTTTGTGCTTTACTTGGGTTCCTGTAGCCTGTAGCTTAATTTTAAAACCCAATGCCAAAACATTTACATTTTCAACACGATTGATAGATGGTGTAAAAAAAGTCTATTTACCTTCGATAAAATGGGCCTTAAACCATACAAAAGTTGTTTTAATTTCTGCCTTATTACTTCTAGGATTAGGTGTATTTACGTTTTCGAAAATGGGTGGCGAATTTGTGCCTACTTTAGATGAAGGAGATTTTGTAATTCAACCTATTTTAAAAACAGGTAAATCATTAAAAAGTACCGTTGAGCGCACTACAAAAATTGAAGGAATTTTGTTAGACAAATTTCCTGAAGTTACTCAAGTGGTTTCACGTATTGGTGCGGCTGAAGTCCCAACTGATCCAATGTCTATGCAAGATTCTGATATAATTGTGCATTTAAAGCCTAAATCTGAATGGACTAGCGCCGATACAAAAGAAGAGTTAGCTCAAAAAATAAAAGAAGCCTTAGCCATTATTCCTGGAATGGATTTAGAATTTACGCAACCTATTGAAATGCGCTTTAACGAGTTAATCACTGGTGTACGATCAGACATTGCCATTAAAATTTTTGGAGAAGATTTAGATATTCTAGCACAAAAAGGAAACGAAATTCAAGAATTGATTGAAAATGTTGAAGGTGCAGCTGATATTTCGGTTGAAAAAATTGTTGGCTTGCCTCAACTTTCAGTGCAGTATAAACGAGATAAAATTGCCCGTTACGGTCTTAATATCAAAGCTATTAATTCGATAATCACAGCCGGGTTTGCAGGTAAAGCAATAGGTGTTGTTTTTGAAGGTGAGAAACGATTTGATTTAGTGGTTAGACTTCAAAAGTCTCAACGACAAAGGATTGAAGACTTAAAAAATTTAATGATTGACACACCAACTTCTGGTAAAATTCCGCTTGATGAAGTTGCTGAAATCAACTATGATAAAGGACCTGCCAAAATTTCAAGAGACAATACCAAACGCCGAATTGTGATTGGTGTTAATGTAAGAAATAGAGATTTAGCTTCAGTCGTAGCCGATATTCAAAAACTCGTAAAAGACAACATTAACTTACCTGTTGGCTATACGATTACTTATGGTGGTCAATTTGAAAATCTTGAAAGTGCTAAAGCCCGATTAAAAATTGCCGTGCCTATTGCCTTAATTTTAATTTATATCATGCTCTTTTTTGCTTTAAAGAAACATCGCGACGCCTTATTGATTTTTACAGCAATTCCATTTTCTGCAATTGGTGGTATATTTTTACTTTGGTTACGCGATATGCCATTTAGTATTTCTGCAGGTGTTGGCTTTATTGCTTTATTTGGTATTGCCGTTCTTAATGGTATTATTTTAGTTGAATATTTTAAAGATATTTTAAAAACACATGACAATTTAAGTCTGCAACATATTGTAGATGCAACACAAGATCGCTTACGTGCGGTTTTACTCACAGCAAGTTCAACGGCTTTAGGTTTTTTACCAATGGCTATTTCAACTGGTGCTGGTGCCGAAGTTCAACGACCATTAGCTACGGTAGTTATTGGTGGTTTAGTCACTTCTACCCTACTAACTTTAATTGTTTTACCAGTTTTATATGCTATGAATAATAAAACACCAAAAATAAAATTGAATAGTCCGTTAAGCATTTTAGTAATTTTATTTTTAGGAACTTCTGTGTCAGGTTTTGCCCAAGAGAATGAATTTGAAGCGCTGAAACAGAAAATGTTAGATAACAACCATAAGCTAAAATCAGCACAGCTTCAATCTAAAAGCATGAAAGCTGCTGAAGGTGAAGCCTTTACTTTTAATAAAACCCAAATCTATCAAAATTACGATGAGGCTGAAGCAGACCCAATTGCAAATCAACCTTTATATCAATGGGGAATTGTGCAGCAGTTTGATTTTCCGACAGTGTATGCGAACAAACTGAAACTTAACAAAGTTAAAACTGAGCTTGCAGAAACTCAACTTAGCATCACTGAATTAAAGCAAATTAAAGCCCTTCAAAATAACTATCAAAACTTTTTAGAAGCGCGAGAAAAGCTGGCTATTTATGATAGTATTTATAAAGTTTATGAGGCGTTTTCACATATGGCAAAACGCAAATTTGAAGAAGGCGAATCTAATTATTTAGAAAAAATTACAGCTGAATCTAAAGCTAGTCAAATTGAAATTGATCGCAGTCAACTTCAACAAGATTTGGCGAATAGTAAATTAGCTATTCAAGCCTTGCTGCAAGTTGAAGAACCTTTAATTTTAAAAGGTCGTCAGCTGAAAAAGCTAGAATTAAAGTCTGTTTTAAAGCAAAATGAAAATTTAAGTATTTCAGCTTTAACCATCGATCAAAAAATAGCCGAGCAAGCTTCTAAATTAGCTAAACATCAACTATTGCCTGGGATTTCAGCCAGTTATTTCATCAGAAGTAATTCAGCTATAGACCAAAACTTTAACGGTTATCAAATCGGCTTAAATGTACCATTATTGTTTTTTGGTGATCGATCTAAAATTAAATCGGCACAACTAAAAGCTCGCGCAAAAAAAGCCGAACTTACCGATGCTAAAATAGCACTTGAAAAGGCACAAGAGCAACTTATAGAATTGCTCGAACTTCAAAAAAATGTTTTAACAAATTATGAAAATCATCAGCTTAAAATGGCCACTGAAATTTTAAATACAGCTAAATTGAGTTATAAAGCTGGTGAAATTGACTTTTTTAGATATGTGCAAAGTATTGAACAAGCACAACGTATTAAACTTGATTATTTAAGCAAATTGCGAGACTACAACCAAACCATTATTCAATTAAACTACTTCTTATTAAATTAAACCTATGAAACGTTCTATTATACTTTTGCTTTTAATATTTGCAAACTTAAGCAGCTCATGCGGTGATTCTTCTAAAGAGACTTCAACCGAAGATAAAAACAAGGCTGATGATGACCATATAATCCTCAGTGATCAACAATTCAAGTCAGCCCAACTTCAATTAGGCACACCTGAATTCAAAAAATTTTCAGAACAATTTGAAGTAACTGGTGTTATTGATGTGCCACCAAAAAACAGAGCTTCCGTAACTGCTTATTTTGATGGTTATGTTACCCAAACTGAATTGCTTGTGGGTGACGAAGTTAAAAAAGGTGATGTTTTGGTGAAGTTAAAACATCCTAACTTTATTAAAATTCAGCAAAACTATGTTGAAGCTTTAAGCAATTTAGATTATCAAAAGTCTGAGTTTGACCGGAAACAAAAGCTTTACGAAGATCAAGTGATTGCTCAAAAAGTGTTTCAATCAACCAAAAACCAATTTTTAAACGCTAAAGCACAATTGGCATCAGCAAAAGAGCAAATAAAGTTAATGAACCTTAGTCCTAAACAAGTCGCTCAAGGAAATTTTACTTCTGAAATTCATATTTTGGCGCCTATAAGTGGTAAAGTTTCAAAACTAAATGTGGCACAAGGTAAATTTATTGCCAAATCTGATATGATTATGGAAATTTTAGATGTTGACCATGTACATTTAGAATTAGATGTATTTGAAAAAGACCTTTTAAAAATACATAAAGGAGATACCTTAAGTTTTAGCATTCCTGAAGTGTCTAACCAAAGTTTTAAAGCCTATGTACGATTAATTGGCGCTGAAATTAGTCCAAACAGACGTGTTCGTGTTCATGCACATCCTATTAACGAAAATGTAAATTTTAAAGTTGGTATGTTTGTAAATGCAACTTTTAAAACAGATGAAAAAAAGTTAATCGCTCTGCCAGAAGCTGCTTTTACAAATCTAGATAATCAAACCTTTATTTTGCAACTGGATAAAAAAGCAACTCATAACTACCAGTTTTCTAAGCTAAACGTAGAAAGCTCTGCGCCACAAAATGGCTATAAACCAATTTTGAATGCTGATAAAATTAATTTAGAAGCACAATATTTAACCAATGGCGTTTTTGATTTAATTACCAATAGTGGTGGCGGACATAGCCATTAATAATTATGAATAAATCTAATTTTACCATTCTCATAGCCGAAGACCAACTAGACATTGCAAAATTTCTAAAGCAAGGACTTACAGAAGAAGGCTTAAAAAGCGGCGCTAATGATTTGATGGCAATCAAGCAGCCGATCCTTTTGTTGCTTCTTCAGGAGCTTCAGAAAAAGACACATGGTTTGGCTTAACAGCATCTTACTCACACTCGTCTGATGATAGAAATACAATTCTTAGTGGAAACGTTTCTTTTGCAAATGAATATGATTATACCTCATTTGGGTTTGGAGGAAGTTTAACAAAATTATTCAATCAAAAAAATACTGAAGTACAACTTAAAGGAAATATTTATTTAGACCAATGGAACCCTCAATACCCGATTGAGTTTAGAGAAGACTTTAATTTAAACAATTATAATTATCAAGGTGAAATTAACTTTTCACCAAACTATTCGA contains the following coding sequences:
- a CDS encoding efflux RND transporter periplasmic adaptor subunit translates to MKRSIILLLLIFANLSSSCGDSSKETSTEDKNKADDDHIILSDQQFKSAQLQLGTPEFKKFSEQFEVTGVIDVPPKNRASVTAYFDGYVTQTELLVGDEVKKGDVLVKLKHPNFIKIQQNYVEALSNLDYQKSEFDRKQKLYEDQVIAQKVFQSTKNQFLNAKAQLASAKEQIKLMNLSPKQVAQGNFTSEIHILAPISGKVSKLNVAQGKFIAKSDMIMEILDVDHVHLELDVFEKDLLKIHKGDTLSFSIPEVSNQSFKAYVRLIGAEISPNRRVRVHAHPINENVNFKVGMFVNATFKTDEKKLIALPEAAFTNLDNQTFILQLDKKATHNYQFSKLNVESSAPQNGYKPILNADKINLEAQYLTNGVFDLITNSGGGHSH
- a CDS encoding CusA/CzcA family heavy metal efflux RND transporter, whose product is MLSKLIEFSLKSKFFIILFVLSLVGFGSYSLFNVSIGAVPDITNNQVQVITTSRNLSTADVEQFITYPVELEMANLPGVKEIRSVSKFGLSVVTIVFEDDLGTYLPRQLIAEKLKTAAEKIPASFGTPQMGPITTGLGEIYQYTLEAKPGFEDQYNATELRTIQDWIVKRQLSGIPGVVEINTWGGFLKEYEVSINTKQLQAKDISMSELFLALEDNNSIAGGSYIEKSNEAYFIRGEGLISSLEDIENIVVTVRDNQPIYIKDIAKVGFGHARRFGAITGNGEGEKVLGQVMMLKDADSKRVIDAVKSRIAEIEDSLPEGVYINGFLDRSELIGRTTSTIAENLILGFLVVAFIVIVLIGDWRAGLIISSIIPLSFLSAISLMYVFGVDANLMSLGALDFGIIIDGAVIIVEFVAFKLWQRSNEFNKASSTEIKKLKDKITFNGASKMLNSAIFGQFIILIVFIPILSLSGVEGKMFKPMALTFSFALIGAMILCFTWVPVACSLILKPNAKTFTFSTRLIDGVKKVYLPSIKWALNHTKVVLISALLLLGLGVFTFSKMGGEFVPTLDEGDFVIQPILKTGKSLKSTVERTTKIEGILLDKFPEVTQVVSRIGAAEVPTDPMSMQDSDIIVHLKPKSEWTSADTKEELAQKIKEALAIIPGMDLEFTQPIEMRFNELITGVRSDIAIKIFGEDLDILAQKGNEIQELIENVEGAADISVEKIVGLPQLSVQYKRDKIARYGLNIKAINSIITAGFAGKAIGVVFEGEKRFDLVVRLQKSQRQRIEDLKNLMIDTPTSGKIPLDEVAEINYDKGPAKISRDNTKRRIVIGVNVRNRDLASVVADIQKLVKDNINLPVGYTITYGGQFENLESAKARLKIAVPIALILIYIMLFFALKKHRDALLIFTAIPFSAIGGIFLLWLRDMPFSISAGVGFIALFGIAVLNGIILVEYFKDILKTHDNLSLQHIVDATQDRLRAVLLTASSTALGFLPMAISTGAGAEVQRPLATVVIGGLVTSTLLTLIVLPVLYAMNNKTPKIKLNSPLSILVILFLGTSVSGFAQENEFEALKQKMLDNNHKLKSAQLQSKSMKAAEGEAFTFNKTQIYQNYDEAEADPIANQPLYQWGIVQQFDFPTVYANKLKLNKVKTELAETQLSITELKQIKALQNNYQNFLEAREKLAIYDSIYKVYEAFSHMAKRKFEEGESNYLEKITAESKASQIEIDRSQLQQDLANSKLAIQALLQVEEPLILKGRQLKKLELKSVLKQNENLSISALTIDQKIAEQASKLAKHQLLPGISASYFIRSNSAIDQNFNGYQIGLNVPLLFFGDRSKIKSAQLKARAKKAELTDAKIALEKAQEQLIELLELQKNVLTNYENHQLKMATEILNTAKLSYKAGEIDFFRYVQSIEQAQRIKLDYLSKLRDYNQTIIQLNYFLLN